In one window of Tubulanus polymorphus chromosome 3, tnTubPoly1.2, whole genome shotgun sequence DNA:
- the LOC141901675 gene encoding heme-binding protein 2-like, whose amino-acid sequence MNFLKAVSGIIKTNGLAAPVQPKYTVTKEHSDYEERHYEPMVWVSSTIRTTVKKNPAAEGFMKCLRYLEGNNDQKKTLYMTIPVIINIELLGPSTDPETEIIFTTSFFLNESLFEDGKIPQPTEEDVYIQEIPAMDIFVRRFGGFARGQAWVEENDKLMASLEEADKECLEEKPQTYSVGYDPPFKLMNRRNECWIVKKSQHVENTAAGLEPVTD is encoded by the exons atgaattttctgaaagctGTTTCGGGTATTATCAAGACAAATGGCCTAGCAGCTCCTGTGCAGCCTAAATACACAGTAACAAAGGAACAC TCTGACTATGAAGAACGGCATTATGAACCAATGGTTTGGGTGAGCAGTACAATTAGAACAACTGTTAAGAAGAATCCTGCAGCAGAAGGGTTCATGAAGTGTCTCAGATACCTTGAGGGTAACAATGATCAAA aaaaaactTTGTACATGACGATACCAGTGATTATAAATATAGAATTACTCGGTCCGTCAACAGATCCTGAAACTGAGATCATATTCACTACATCTTTCTTTCTAAAtgaatcactgtttgaagatgGTAAAATTCCACAACCAACTGAAGAGGATGTATACATTCAAGAAATACCTGCAATGGATATATTTGTCAG gcGGTTTGGTGGTTTCGCTCGCGGTCAAGCATGGGTTGAAGAAAATGATAAGTTGATGGCTTCACTGGAAGAAGCAGATAAAGAATGTTTGGAGGAAAAACCCCAAACTTACAGCGTTGGATATGATCCACCTTTCAAATTGATGAATAGAAGAAATGAATGTTGGATTGTGAAAAAGAGTCAGCATGTAGAAAATACTGCTGCCGGTTTAGAACCTGTCACAGATTAA